The following proteins are co-located in the Pochonia chlamydosporia 170 chromosome 6, whole genome shotgun sequence genome:
- a CDS encoding LMBR1 domain-containing protein (similar to Coccidioides immitis RS XP_001248483.1), whose amino-acid sequence MADAGLVQTSLIWITYAIAVVCCLLAAIITTFTWQTPRDRSAVVSIVAIVSLTSLLATILLLPVDIALVSATGSVSQGTKKDWATPDRVNNILLTLKVVYYCLYSVDALLCLVVIPFAYFWYEEYDEIEFEEQGRTWQSRFWAAAKYTLFFVALVVILFLLGFFVPAPGDSSQGHWDLDYFKDLIARNHAEKALTFALGLLITLGTLLYVVYTGSGLALMPISFIKSAPSISAPQLSATTASQLEQNRERQRQLEMRNSGRQDGMSRKDRRELDALVREEQTLVRRERLAAEAQGEGKSKVYQVWLKVCALLRPVKMLGGILLLAVSALIWISMLLTGIDKAKNSVCKRQCGYILGSIHIFQPLNWIFVKLARVFPIDYILMALLILFLFSSTISGIATVGIRFLWIRIFQIRRGRTAPQALLIATVMLTLAILAINYAITMLVAPQYSIYGTQTFCSNKPEYPGTQPSCKGQPDLIRPCSEVLDFKHAKDICTPSVMSTFLNRITITWPFFGIVDFWAQFVFLAVFLIVFVTAIVRSPKVNVAELDEDAEDDEEESLLAATGRRFNATWDDVRGSRAYGSTQNERNGNSRA is encoded by the coding sequence ATGGCTGACGCAGGTCTCGTGCAGACCAGTTTAATCTGGATCACTTACGCGATAGCCGTTGTATGCTGCCTCCTtgcagccatcatcacaacctTCACATGGCAGACGCCGCGCGACCGTTCCGCCGTTGTCAGCATAGTCGCAATCGTCAGTCTCACGTCGCTGCTCGCCACCATCCTTTTGCTTCCTGTCGATATAGCCCTCGTCTCCGCCACCGGCTCCGTGTCGCAAGGCACCAAGAAGGATTGGGCGACTCCCGACAGGGTCAACAACATACTGCTCACCCTCAAAGTCGTATACTATTGCTTGTACAGCGTCGATGCGTTGCTGTGCCTGGTCGTAATCCCGTTCGCCTACTTTTGGTACGAGGAGTATGACGAAATCGAGTTTGAGGAGCAGGGTAGAACGTGGCAGAGTCGATTCTGGGCAGCAGCCAAATATACCCTGTTCTTCGTCGCCTTGGTTGTAATCTTGTTCCTGTTGGGCTTCTTCGTACCCGCTCCAGGAGACTCTTCCCAAGGCCATTGGGATCTAGATTACTTCAAGGATCTCATTGCTCGCAACCATGCAGAAAAGGCTCTGACATTTGCGCTGGGTTTGCTCATCACATTGGGTACCCTTTTGTATGTTGTCTACACAGGGTCGGGTCTTGCGCTTATGCCCATTTCTTTCATCAAGTCCGCGCCGTCCATCTCGGCCCCTCAACTATCAGCAACCACAGCATCTCAGCTCGAACAAAACCGCGAAAGACAGCGCCAGTTAGAGATGCGGAACTCCGGCCGTCAGGATGGCATGTCTCGAAAGGATCGCCGAGAGCTAGACGCGCTCGTTAGAGAGGAGCAGACACTCGTGCGTCGTGAACGTCTCGCTGCCGAAGCACAAGGCGAAGGAAAGAGCAAGGTGTACCAGGTCTGGCTCAAGGTGTGCGCTCTGTTGCGGCCCGTCAAAATGCTCGGCGGCATACTCCTGTTGGCCGTTTCGGCACTCATATGGATATCAATGCTTCTCACGGGCAtcgacaaagccaagaactCGGTCTGCAAGCGACAGTGTGGCTACATTCTCGGCAGCATCCACATCTTTCAGCCTCTCAACTGGATTTTTGTCAAACTCGCCCGCGTATTTCCAATTGACTACATTCTTATGGCGCTCTTgattctcttcctcttcagcaGCACCATCTCTGGCATCGCAACTGTGGGTATTCGCTTCCTCTGGATTCGCATCTTCCAGATTCGCCGTGGCAGGACTGCGCCTCAAGCCTTGCTCATCGCAACCGTCATGCTCACACTGGCCATTCTCGCCATCAACTatgccatcaccatgctCGTCGCACCGCAATACTCTATATATGGTACGCAAACATTCTGCTCCAACAAGCCGGAGTACCCAGGAACGCAACCCTCCTGTAAGGGCCAGCCGGACCTCATCCGTCCCTGCTCCGAGGTACTCGACTTTAAACACGCCAAGGATATTTGCACACCGTCTGTCATGTCCACGTTTCTCAACAGAATTACCATCACCTGGCCATTCTTTGGTATCGTCGACTTCTGGGCCCAGTTTGTATTCCTGGCTGTATTTTTGATTGTTTTCGTTACCGCCATTGTGCGGAGCCCAAAGGTGAACGTTGCCGAgctggatgaagatgctgaggatgatgaggaggagagcTTGCTGGCAGCTACAGGGAGACGCTTCAACGCGACGTGGGATGATGTCCGTGGCAGTCGAGCATATGGGTCAACGCAGAATGAGAGAAACGGCAACTCAAGGGCATAA
- a CDS encoding protein CFT1 (similar to Coccidioides immitis RS XP_001248482.1): MQVYTELVAPSAVTHSLSLSLTSASANNLVVAKGSLLQIFATESISAELDPQAQTEGALSSVREDDAHFDHRANDDDGLEASFLGGDAIILRTDRANNTKLVLVAEIPLAGTVIGLARVKLNNTASGGEALLLAYKAAKMCLTEWDPQRHTLETTSIHYYEKDELQGAPWEIPFGDYVNYLEADPGSRCVAFKFGSRNLAILPFTQVEEDLEMDDWDEDLDGPRPVKEAPVTNGDSGDGLAKSRYTPSFVLRLPLLDPALLHPVHLAFLYEYREPTFGILSSTQSPSAALGIKDHLTYKVFTLDLQQRASTTILSVTGLPGDLFKVIALPAPMGGALLVGENELIHIDQSGKPNGVAVNDMAKQMTSFSLVDQSTLGLRLEGCAVELLANDIGELLLILNDGRLAVICFRIDGRTVSGISIKLISVECGGNLIKSRVSCISKLSKNTLFLGSEHNDSVVLGWSRKQGQERRKKSRILDPDLALDVDELDLDDDEDDDLYGNDSTQAKPSQNVNGNSKPGEVSFRIQDTLLSIAPIQDFACGTPALASDSEETSLCKGVTAELELACAVGRGSGGSVAILNREIQPKVIGKFDFPEARGFWAMSVKKPMPKGAAVAGDFDTAGQYDRYMIVAKVDLDGYETSDVYALTAAGFETLKDTEFEPAAGFTVEAGTMGKQMRIIQVLKSEVRCYDGDLGLSQILPMLDEDTGAEPRATSASIVDPYLLLIRDDSSVFIAQIDNNNELEEVSKPDGPLKSIKWSSGCLYNDAKGVFQDNISEQQTGEADRIMMFLLSASGALHVYALPDLSEPVFVAEALTSIPPFLSADFIARKGASKESIAEILVADLGDTIAQSPYLIVRHATDDLTLYEPIRYQKEIGSKLSSSLLFKKSANTALAKTAPEITEEDAEPTRFVPLRRCANVNGYSTVFLPNASPSFVLKSSKSVPRVLGLQGLGVRGMSTFHTEGCDRGFIYVDTEGIARVTQLPSNTNFTELGLSVQKIPLGGDVGMISYHHPTGTYVAACTKLEQFELPKDDDYHKEWARETTNFPPTMPRGILKLINPVTWTVIHELELEPCESIESMKTLHLEVSEETKERKMLVAVGTALSKGEDLPTRGRVQVFDIVTVIPQPGRPETNRRLKLVAKEEIPRGGVTALSEVGAQGLMLVAQGQKCMVRGLKEDGSLLPVAFLDMSCHVSSVKELPGTGLCVMADVFKGLWFAGYTEEPYTFKILGKSSGNLPLLVADFLPDGEDLSMVAVDAEGDMHILEFNPEHPKSLQGHLLLHRTSFAVTPNAPTSTLLLPRTFPPTHPQATSPSSHILLLACPSGQLAALAPLAESTYRRLLSVTNQLHPAIVPHGGLHSKAHRYPDQSSAAVGVETAASSGRAVVDGTVLARWNELGAAKRADVALRGGYDTVADLRDDLEGILGWGGMAYF, encoded by the exons ATGCAGGTGTACACGGAGCTCGTGGCTCCCTCAGCCGTCACACATTCTCTGAGCCTATCGTTGACGTCTGCTTCTGCGAATAACCTCGTTGTCGCCAAAGGGTCACTGCTTCAGATTTTCGCAACGGAATCGATTTCGGCCGAACTCGACCCTCAGGCGCAAACAGAAGGCGCATTGTCTTCAGTcagagaagatgatgcacACTTTGACCACCGAGccaatgacgacgatggtctTGAAGCCTCGTTTCTCGGCGGCGATGCAATCATCCTTCGAACCGACCGTGCCAACAATACGAAGCTAGTTCTGGTTGCCGAGATCCCATTGGCCGGTACCGTCATTGGATTGGCGAGGGTCAAGCTCAATAACACTGCCTCCGGTGGTGAAGCTTTGCTTTTGGCGTACAAGGCCGCCAAGATGTGCTTGACAGAATGGGACCCTCAGAGACACACTCTCGAAACCACATCGATCCATTACTACGAAAAGGACGAGCTGCAGGGCGCGCCATGGGAGATACCCTTTGGCGACTACGTCAACTACCTCGAAGCTGATCCCGGAAGTAGATGCGTGGCTTTCAAATTTGGAAGCAGAAATTTGGCAATTTTGCCTTTTACCCAAGTTGAAGAGGATTTAGAAATGGATGACTGGGACGAGGATCTGGACGGTCCTCGTCCTGTCAAGGAAGCGCCCGTCACAAATGGGGACAGTGGCGATGGTTTGGCCAAGTCAAGATACACGCCATCATTTGTTCTCCGACTGCCGCTGTTGGACCCGGCATTGCTGCATCCGGTACACCTTGCCTTCTTGTACGAGTATAGAGAACCCACGTTCGGCATCTTGTCCTCGACGCAATCGCCCTCTGCGGCCCTTGGTATTAAAGACCACCTCACTTACAAGGTCTTCACTCTGGACTTGCAGCAAAGGGCATCCACCACAATTCTGTCCGTAACGGGGCTCCCCGGGGACCTTTTCAAAGTTATTGCCCTTCCGGCGCCTATGGGAGGTGCGCTGCTGGTCGGAGAAAACGAGCTGATCCACATCGACCAGTCTGGTAAACCGAATGGCGTAGCTGTCAACGACATGGCAAAGCAAATGACATCCTTCAGCTTAGTTGATCAATCTACCTTGGGGCTGAGATTGGAAGGATGTGCCGTTGAACTACTCGCAAATGACATTGGCGAGCTGCTGTTGATTTTGAACGATGGGCGCCTTGCCGTCATTTGCTTTCGCATCGACGGCCGGACAGTCTCTGGAATCAGTATCAAGCTTATCAGTGTTGAATGCGGTGGAAACTTAATAAAGAGCAGAGTATCTTGCATATCAAAGTTGAGCAAGAATACACTGTTTTTGGGAAGTGAACATAATGACTCGGTCGTGTTAGGTTGGTCAAGGAAACAGGGCCAGgaaaggaggaagaagtcgcGAATTTTGGACCCCGACCTGGCtttggatgtggatgagctggacctggatgacgacgaagacgatgatcTATATGGAAACGACTCtacccaagccaagcccagccaAAACGTCAACGGAAACTCGAAACCGGGTGAAGTCAGCTTCCGAATTCAAGATACGCTTCTAAGCATCGCTCCTATTCAAGACTTTGCCTGTGGCACACCTGCCCTTGCGTCTGATAGCGAGGAGACCTCGCTGTGCAAGGGTGTGACGGCGGAGCTTGAGTTGGCCTGCGCAGTTGGCCGCGGATCCGGTGGTTCGGTGGCGATCCTCAACAGGGAAATACAACCCAAGGTTATTGGCAAGTTTGATTTCCCGGAAGCCAGGGGCTTTTGGGCCATGAGTGTCAAGAAGCCAATGCCAAAAGGCGCCGCGGTTGCTGGCGACTTTGACACCGCTGGGCAGTACGATAGATACATGATTGTAGCCAAGGTTGATCTTGATGGCTACGAGACGTCTGATGTGTACGCATTGACGGCGGCTGGTTTTGAGACCTTGAAAGATACAGAATTTGAGCCTGCTGCTGGATTTACAGTTGAGGCTGGAACCATGGGCAAACAGATGAGGATTATTCAAGTTCTGAAATCTGAGGTACGGTGTTACGACGGGGACCTTGGCTTGAGTCAAATCCTACCAATGTTGGACGAAGATACTGGGGCAGAGCCGCGAGCTACAAGTGCCAGCATTGTTGACCCGTACTTGCTTCTGATTCGGGACGACAGCAGCGTTTTCATCGCCCAAATAGACAACAACAATGAGTTGGAAGAGGTTTCCAAGCCGGACGGGCCTCTAAAATCGATCAAGTGGTCGTCCGGCTGCCTGTACAATGACGCAAAAGGTGTCTTTCAGGACAACATCAGCGAGCAGCAGACGGGGGAGGCAGATCGAATCATGATGTTTTTGCTCAGTGCCTCTGGAGCCTTGCAT GTTTATGCACTTCCCGACCTCTCGGAGCCCGTATTCGTCGCGGAGGCTCTCACATCTATTCCACCCTTCTTGTCTGCAGACTTTATCGCTAGGAAAGGTGCAAGCAAGGAGAGCATTGCGGAAATTCTTGTGGCTGACTTGGGCGACACCATTGCCCAATCGCCTTATCTGATT GTCCGCCACGCTACCGACGACTTGACTCTTTACGAGCCAATACGATACCAAAAAGAGATCGGCTCAAAGTTGTCATCGTCTCTTTTGTTCAAAAAATCCGCCAACACAGCACTCGCCAAGACGGCGCCCGAAATCACAGAGGAAGACGCTGAACCAACACGATTCGTCCCTCTAAGGCGATgcgccaatgtcaatgggTACAGCACGGTATTCCTGCCCAACGCCTCTCCAAGTTTTGTGTTAAAAAGCAGTAAAAGCGTACCGCGAGTGCTTGGACTACAAGGTCTCGGTGTCCGAGGAATGAGCACATTTCACACGGAAGGTTGTGACCGCGGATTCATATATGTCGACACAGAGGGCATTGCGAGAGTCACGCAGCTTCcaagcaacaccaacttcacgGAACTCGGCCTATCTGTCCAAAAGATACCTCTTGGCGGCGATGTGGGCATGATATCATATCATCACCCCACTGGGACCTACGTAGCCGCCTGTACAAAGCTGGAACAATTTGAACTCCCGAAAGATGACGATTATCACAAGGAATGGGCAAGGGAAACCACCAACTTCCCTCCAACCATGCCGCGAGGCATTCTGAAGCTCATCAATCCAGTGACATGGACAGTGATTCAcgagctggagcttgagccttgCGAATCCATCGAAAGCATGAAGACTCTTCACTTGGAAGTGTCCGAGGAGACCAAGGAGCGAAAGATGCTCGTCGCGGTTGGCACAGCACTGTCAAAAGGTGAGGACTTGCCAACTAGAGGGCGTGTGCAAGTGTTTGACATTGTGACGGTCATCCCACAGCCTGGCCGACCGGAAACGAATAGGCGGCTCAAGCTTGTTGCCAAAGAAGAAATACCCAGAGGTGGCGTTACGGCATTGTCAGAAGTTGGCGCCCAGGGATTGATGCTCGTGGCGCAGGGTCAAAAGTGCATGGTGCGCGGTCTAAAAGAGGACGGATCTCTGCTGCCTGTAGCCTTTTTGGACATGAGCTGCCACGTTTCCAGCGTCAAGGAACTTCCTGGCACAGGGCTTTGCGTCATGGCCGATGTGTTCAAGGGCCTCTGGTTTGCAGGATATACCGAGGAGCCCTATACGTTCAAAATATTGGGTAAAAGCAGCGGCAATTTGCCTCTCCTGGTGGCCGACTTTTTACCCGATGGAGAAGACTTGTCCATGGTTGCAGTCGATGCAGAAGGCGACATGCACATATTAGAATTCAACCCTGAACATCCCAAATCCCTGCAAGGCCATTTGCTTTTGCATCGAACGTCCTTTGCCGTCACACCGAACGCGCCTACGTCAACGCTCCTGCTGCCACGAACATTTCCGCCAACTCACCCGCAGGCGACGTCTCCCTCATCTCACATCTTGCTCCTGGCATGCCCATCAGGTCAGCTTGCAGCACTCGCTCCGCTCGCGGAATCTACATATCGGAGATTACTCTCTGTTACAAATCAACTACACCCGGCAATCGTACCACATGGGGGCCTTCACAGCAAGGCACACCGGTATCCAGATCAGTCGTCTGCAGCAGTAGGCGTGGAAACAGCAGCCTCGTCAGGAAGGGCGGTAGTGGATGGAACTGTCTTGGCTAGGTGGAACGAGTTGGGCGCAGCAAAGAGGGCAGATGTCGCGCTGAGGGGAGGCTACGATACTGTTGCTGATTTACGAGACGATTTGGAAGGGATACTTGGATGGGGCGGAATGGCGTACTTTTAA
- a CDS encoding zinc-binding loop region of homing endonuclease domain-containing protein: MSRRINYFQELGVARCQDIFTSRHAYSTSWITNDIGCFLFQGSRNQDDYSLIKAKPQDCRHLTGRQGNKSYLLHIIAWISRTQRSQALDQHGNINTRYQISHLCGNRNCFNPQHLHEEEATVNNRRRYCGDPVVCMEHGHELVNLCKHIPRCIKEKTPNSFCYLSTKETKAVWGAGSAKSGQFPSLVVEVPRMHQSHKSHQRLSNRNRARIPNSSTAGSSLAGALAPRQYSQSRVYYSRGRRRALNSSKILQIQRGH; encoded by the exons ATGTCCCGACGCATCAACTACTTCCAAGAACTCGGCGTCGCCAGATGCCAGGATATCTTCACGAGCAGGCACGCATACAGTACCAGCTGGATCACCAACGATATTGGATGCTTCCTCTTCCAAGGGTCGCGCAACCAAGATGACTACAGTCTG ATCAAAGCCAAGCCCCAGGACTGCAGGCACCTCACCGGCCGACAAGGCAACAAGTCCtacctcctccacatcatTGCTTGGATATCGAGGACTCAGCGAAGCCAGGCACTCGACCAGCacggcaacatcaacacGCGGTACCAGATCTCTCATCTCTGCGGCAACAGGAATTGCTTCAACCCTCAGCATCTCcacgaagaagaagccacCGTCAACAACAGGCGCAGGTACTGTGGCGATCCTGTCGTTTGCATGGAACATGGCCACGAGCTGGTCAACCTGTGCAAACACATCCCCAGGTGCATCAAGGAGAAGACTCCGAATTCATTCTGCTACCTGTCAACCAAGGAGACCAAGGCCGTCTGGGGTGCTGGCTCCGCGAAGAGTGGCCAGTTTCCCagtttggtggttgaggttcCCCGTATGCATCAGAGTCATAAGAGTCACCAGCGTCTCTCCAACCGCAACCGAGCGAGGATCCCGAACTCATCAACTGCCGGATCAAGCTTGGCTGGAGCGCTTGCACCACGCCAATATTCACAAAGTAGAGTATACTACTCGCGAGGCAGGCGAAGAGCATTGAACAGCTCCAAGATTCTGCAAATCCAGCGCGGGCATTGA
- a CDS encoding nadph-dependent fmn reductase protein (similar to Togninia minima UCRPA7 XP_007919328.1) — translation MPQIGIICGSQRTPRAGDQITNFVHSTIQQVSSNTTIHFIDIAALSLPFFNEPGIPSKILSPEDYTHQHTRAWSRQISALDGFVFVTPQYNWGIPAGLKNAIDYLFHEWKGKPAVIVSYGGHGGDKAARALKLCLEGGIGMQIKEEMVVNLAFPSREVLKKAARGEDLELDGSDIWVNEKADIIAAWEEMLRLLG, via the coding sequence ATGCCCCAAATAGGCATCATCTGCGGCAGCCAACGCACCCCCCGAGCAGGCGaccaaatcaccaacttCGTCCACTCAACCATTCAGCAAgtctcctccaacaccactATCCACTTCATCGACATAGCGgccctctccctccccttcttcaacgagcCCGGCATACCATCCAAGATCCTCTCCCCGGAAGACTACACGCACCAACACACGCGCGCCTGGTCCCGCCAAATATCTGCCCTAGAcggcttcgtcttcgtcacACCCCAATACAACTGGGGTATACCCGCGGGCCTAAAAAACGCAATAGACTACCTTTTCCATGAGTGGAAGGGCAAGCCAGCTGTCATTGTGAGCTATGGCGGCCACGGGGGCGATAAAGCTGCCAGGGCGTTGAAGCTGTGTCTTGAAGGTGGGATAGGGATGCAGATTAAGGAGGAAATGGTTGTTAATTTGGCATTTCCGAGCAGAgaagtgttgaagaaggcggcgagGGGCGAGGATCTGGAGCTAGATGGGTCTGATATTTGGGTTAATGAGAAGGCGGATATTATTGCCGCTTGGGAGGAAATGCTTCGTTTGCTGGGATAG
- a CDS encoding fungal specific transcription factor (similar to Metarhizium acridum CQMa 102 XP_007813996.1) yields the protein MESCIYIIDQQPQRRLKFTPPASPSPRLSTAHRQSREPRNEISRDYSPQPDNNVGYLGATSFSAVFQDTQTILPQSETTPDQAEDLQFAIFEDQPNARSVGILQSIPDRATCNALFKLYVNPFDGWCRLAAQILNESLWISFGDVLEGERRRAGLTMMAKTLCRNSSIPLQEEHTDPIEWLRSFSGQKMRWESLGLLFCYWAMGTKSLAENVELRETQQLRETDRRRLLNKYTVSAGKCVDICKNGSTANSLLAVLLYRYAIVQSIISGDASIQFWRTHGELAALTSFLGLHVTPPSMINDHSISSEIKRRVYCVIFKSDKVVATFTGRPPLIGSRFATTPLPLDVSDEELLNSDGNSLANSPNVDENGWNNRGKIFSGTMMRAKMMINLIKEQILEISLQVAPCGDTHKILNDLRQRELDTLAQFPKVLIYRDIDVNDPDTDGPTLFARVILRLDHLQNMFFIERLLNKGSNVPGPEIIDISYEMISLTLIFWTHQDKLFGVSGDSEWLLMCYAAPAAGILCMELLHGRGSAPATPSRRNSSNPPITRSRLIQQLSLLVGFLDWVGPMAPNTQSCNSVKKAVRQVLDQALNEGSMPVATQMDWLGDTGVELSADVNDFFNFELLHTFDWLRPEGA from the exons ATGGAGTCTTGCATATACATCATAGACCAACAGCCACAAAGGCGACTCAAATTCACGCCCCCTGCTTCGCCGTCTCCACGGCTTTCCACGGCACATCGTCAGAGTCGAGAGCCGAGGAACGAAATCTCACGGGATTACTCACctcaaccagacaacaacgTGGGATATCTTGGCGCCACAAGTTTTTCGGCAGTTTTTCAAGATACGCAGACCATCTTGCCGCAGAGCGAGACGACTCCCGACCAAGCTGAGGACCTTCAGTTTGCTATTTTTGAAGATCAACCCAACGCCAGGTCCGTGGGTATTCTGCAGTCTATACCGGATCGAGCCACCTGTAATGCCTTGTTTAAGCTCTACGTAAACCCGTTTGATGGGTGGTGTCGACTTGCGGCGCAAATACTCAATGAGAGTTTATGGATCAGCTTTGGGGATGTGCTTGAGGGCGAAAGAAGACGCGCCGGCCtcaccatgatggcaaagactcTGTGTCGGAATAGTTCAATTCCTCTCCAAGAGGAGCACACTGATCCAATAGAGTGGCTGCGGTCCTTTTCTGGTCAAAAGATGAGGTGGGAGTCGCTTGGACTGCTGTTTTGCTACTGGGCAATGGGAACAAAGTCTCTTGCAGAGAATGTCGAGCTCCGCGAGACGCAGCAACTACGCGAAACAGATCGCCGAAGACTCCTGAACAAGTACACAGTCAGTGCCGGCAAGTGTGTGGATATATGCAAGAACGGGTCAACTGCGAATTCGCTTCTTGCCGTCCTACTCTATCGATATGCTATTGTTCAATCTATTATTAGCGGTGATGCAA GCATCCAGTTCTGGAGAACTCATGGGGAACTTGCTGCTCTGACTAGCTTTCTGGGGCTACATGTCACGCCTCCATCCATGATCAACGACCACTCCATCAGCTCTGAGATTAAGCGGCGTGTGTACTGCGTCATCTTCAAAAGCGACAAAGTTGTTGCCACATTTACAGGTCGACCTCCGCTCATTGGCAGCAGGTTTGCCACGACTCCCCTGCCCCTGGACGTCAGCGACGAGGAATTGCTAAACAGCGACGGCAACTCACTGGCAAATAGCCCCAATGTTGACGAGAATGGATGGAACAACAGGGGTAAAATATTCTCAGGGACAATGATGCGGGCGAAAATGATGATTAATTTGATCAAGGAGCAAATTTTGGAAATTTCTCTACAGGTTGCCCCCTGTGGCGATACGCATAAAATTTT AAATGATTTACGGCAACGAGAACTAGACACACTAGCCCAGTTTCCCAAGGTTCTGATATACCGTGACATAGACGTCAATGATCCAGACACGGACGGGCCGACACTCTTTGCCCGCGTGATTCTTCGCTTGGACCATCTCCAAAACATGTTTTTCATAGAGAGACTCCtcaacaaaggcagcaaCGTACCTGGCCCTGAAATCATCGACATTAGCTATGAAATGATATCCTTGACTCTCATATTCTGGACACATCAGGACAAGTTGTTTGGAGTCTCCGGGGACTCTGAATGGCTGCTCATGTGCTACGCGGCACCCGCCGCAGGCATTCTCTGCATGGAATTACTTCACGGTCGAGGCTCAGCTCCCGCTACGCCTAGTCGCCGCAATAGCTCGAACCCGCCGATAACGAGGTCGCGGTTGATTCAGCAGCTTAGCCTACTGGTCGGCTTTCTGGACTGGGTTGGGCCGATGGCTCCCAACACACAGAGCTGCAACAGCGTCAAGAAGGCGGTGCGACAGGTGTTGGATCAAGCGTTGAACGAGGGTTCCATGCCAGTTGCAACGCAGATGGACTGGCTTGGCGATACGGGTGTGGAATTATCGGCAGATGTCAAtgactttttcaactttgAACTACTGCACACGTTTGACTGGCTACGCCCAGAGGGTGCGTAG